Genomic segment of Mycobacterium sp. 050128:
TCCAACCAGCATCCGTGGACGTGGTGGTCGATCAAAGCCACTTCGCCGATGTGGTCGGCGAGAGTCGACGAGTCCGTCACCGCTACAGGCTCCACGCCATCCGGAATTTGTCGGCCAGCCGCTCGGGGCCGAGGTCGCCGTAGCGCTCGTGTTCCAGGCGCCGGACCGCGACGATCACGTCGACCGCGGCGTTGCCCAAAATGGTGCGTAGCAGTTCCGAATTATCCAGTGCGGCAACACTATCTGGTTGGTTTTGGGTGAGGGGTACGATGCCGATACGTTGGTGCTCCGAATCGGACAGCTTTGCCGGGTCGACGGTGGTTTCCGGTGGTAGTGCGGCGTTGCGCTGGATTCCGTCGAGTGCGAGACCCAGGATCGCGGCAGACGCGAAATACGGGTTCGCCGAGGGATCGACGATTTTCACCTCGACATTCGCCTTGCCTACCCCGCCATTGATGAATCGCACTGCGGCCTCCCGATTCTCGGTACCCCAGCAGGCCCACGCTCCCGCCCAGTTGCCAGGTTGCATGCGCAAACCGGACACGATCGATCCGCACAGCACGCCCTGTGCCTCCGGCAATCCGGCAAGCACGCCTGCTATCGCGCTCTCCCCCGCGGGTGTCATGCCTGCGGCCGCCCCGCCACCGGAAAACAGCGGACCCTCCGGCCGTATCAGCGAGAAGTGCTGGTGCGCACCGGATCCGACATCGCCGGCGAAGGGTACCGGCGACAGGCTGACGCGCAGCCCATGGCGGCGGGCGGCGCGGCTCACAATGATGCGGGTCAGTACCAATTGGTCGGCGGCGGCCACCGGCGGCAGTGGCGCCAGCGAGATCTCGAACTGATTGGCCCCGTACTCCGGATGGAGCTGCTCGATCCCGACCCCGCTGCTCGCCGCTGCTGCAATGACATCGCGGATGAACGCCTCGCGCTCGAGTACACCGACCAGACCGTATTGCGCCCAGAGCGTGGACGGCAGCCGACCGCCGTCCGGATCGACCAGAACGAACTCCATTTCATGGCCGATCACCGCCTCGATACCCGCTGCGGCGAGTGTGACCTCGACCCGACGCAACGTTGTCCTGCTGCACGCCGAAACCGGTGTCCCGTCCTGTTCGAAGAACGAGCCGGGCGCCCACGCCAACCCGTCGCCAATGCTGCGCAGCGCCGACAAGTCGATGCGCACGCGCTGATCACCGATCACACCAACGTCTTCGGTAAACGCGATACCGGTCTGGTCGATGGCGAACCCATGCCACGAAGGGCTGGCGCCCAGGCCGGGATCGACGAAAGCGTTGGTGCGCCGGATCGGCACGGCCTTCGCGTGGGTGAGCCCGGCCGGATTCACCACGGTGCCGATCACGGTGTCGACGCCCTCGGCCTCCAGCTGGGCGACCGAGGCCGCGGCGAGGGGGGTGGCTGTCATCGCCGCCTTATCGGCGGATGCGGTGGGCGACTATGCCCGGCTCGGCAGGGTCAGCATGCAGGTCTGGCCGATGTCGAGGGTCCGCAGCATCCGCCCCATGCCGACCCAGAGGGCGCAGGACATGGCGAGGTCGGCGAGTAACTCCTCGGTGAAGTGTTCGTTTGCCCGGCTCCAGAAGTCTTCGTCATCGCGCAACTTGGTGTGTTCCGTGCCGAACCGGTGCGCGAACTCGGCGGCCAGTCGCTCCTGTTCGCTGAATCCGGGCCACGTGCGCCATTCCAGCGCGTGCTCGTACAGCTCTTCGTCGACGCCCGCGGCCGGCCCGTCGGCGTCGCGCGTGTTCATGCACACGGTGCATTCGTTGTCGTGGGCGATCACGGCGCGCGCGATTTCACGGGTGCGCATCGGCAGCCGGTTCTTGGTGTACACGGCCTGGCTGAAGTTGGCGATCGCGCCGCCGAGGTCGGGAGACTTCGTGGCCCAGCTGTAGATGTCGTCGTCAGCGAACGTTCCGATTCGGCTCATGGCGTGATGGTACGCCCGCGCCCACGATTTTTGGAACACGTTCTAGTATCTGCTGCCGGTGCCCGCCTCCAGCCGGCCGGTACTGGGCGCGTCGTCGTGCCAATCGCGTTGAGCCAGAACGCGGTGGGCGATGTGTTGCAGCGCGGTTTCCACTTCGCGGCGGTCCGGTCGGCCCTGATAGCTGGGTGAGCGCGACAGCTTGTCGACGATCCAGCCCAACAGCAACGAATAGACATAGTCGACTTGCTGGGCCCCGGCCGGGGTCAGCCACATGTGATCGCCGTCGCGTTGCGCGTAGCCGCTGGCGACCAAGCGACCGAAGGTGGGCTCGATGACCTCGAACGGGATCCGCATTGATTCGCCGATATCGCTGAGGCGGGCCGTCCCATACATTTGCCCGAAGCGATAGATGCGCATCACGCCCCACAACCCGGCCACGTCGAGCCGACAGTCGGGCCGCATCGCGATGCTGCGCAACCGCACACCGGGGTCACCACGCAGCATGCGCGCAATCGCATTCTCCAACAGCCGTTCTGGAGTGTCGGTCGTCGGCATCCCGAATCCGTCGCCGAGATCGATTGCGCTGTTGTGGATGTCGCGCAACGGGATCTCCCGCAGGAACAAAGCGAGGACGAACCCGACCAGGGCCACCGGTGCGGCCCAGAAAAACACCTCGCTCAGTGACTCGGAATAGGCCGCCACGATCGGGGCGACCACATTATGTGGCTGTCGATGCAGGGCGCCCGGTGAACTCACCGCGTCGGGCGCTGCGCCGCTGGCCGCCAGGGCCGCGGGCATCCGGCCGTCGAGGAAGTTCGAAAACAGCGAACCGAAGATCGCGGCGCCGAACGAGCTGCCGATGGTGCGGAAAAATGTCACACCCGAGGTCGCGACACCCAGATCCTCGAAGTTCGAGGTGTTTTGCACGATGAGGACCAGCACCTGCATCGACAATCCGATGCCGGCCCCCAGGATAACGAGA
This window contains:
- a CDS encoding glutamine synthetase family protein, with the translated sequence MTATPLAAASVAQLEAEGVDTVIGTVVNPAGLTHAKAVPIRRTNAFVDPGLGASPSWHGFAIDQTGIAFTEDVGVIGDQRVRIDLSALRSIGDGLAWAPGSFFEQDGTPVSACSRTTLRRVEVTLAAAGIEAVIGHEMEFVLVDPDGGRLPSTLWAQYGLVGVLEREAFIRDVIAAAASSGVGIEQLHPEYGANQFEISLAPLPPVAAADQLVLTRIIVSRAARRHGLRVSLSPVPFAGDVGSGAHQHFSLIRPEGPLFSGGGAAAGMTPAGESAIAGVLAGLPEAQGVLCGSIVSGLRMQPGNWAGAWACWGTENREAAVRFINGGVGKANVEVKIVDPSANPYFASAAILGLALDGIQRNAALPPETTVDPAKLSDSEHQRIGIVPLTQNQPDSVAALDNSELLRTILGNAAVDVIVAVRRLEHERYGDLGPERLADKFRMAWSL
- a CDS encoding carboxymuconolactone decarboxylase family protein, translating into MSRIGTFADDDIYSWATKSPDLGGAIANFSQAVYTKNRLPMRTREIARAVIAHDNECTVCMNTRDADGPAAGVDEELYEHALEWRTWPGFSEQERLAAEFAHRFGTEHTKLRDDEDFWSRANEHFTEELLADLAMSCALWVGMGRMLRTLDIGQTCMLTLPSRA